The genomic interval ATGAGGGAATAAATAGTTTAAGCAATTGAAGTATCAAGCTGCAACATAACAAAATTGAGAAAAGTAAGAAAGGGTCTTAATACTTactgaatgcactgtatatGACTATACAATTAAATAATAGAAACATTTTCATGTAATTTCATGACTTTTCATGTAGTTAATAATATAAAATCGAAATGTGCTGAAAAATATTCACAGTTTTTGTATTTATGTTCATTTATGTGTAAATGGGAACTGTGTCAACAAGTTGAAATCACTTTTTTAACCTTTAGAGTTTCTCCAACATCACATACAAAGCCACcataaaaagtaattaaatttgTTTGAAGAATGTTATCTAGAAAAGCTGCTTCTGATCTAAACACTTGAGAAAGAACATTGCCTGAACTGTTTGCGTAAGATCTAAAACAACATCCTGCTGGACACAcagcacacataaacatatgTGATGCTGTCCATCTAATAAAAAAGGCAAAGCTTTTATATATATTCCAAAAAAATACAGCATACTTTTTATTACACTTTTATACTGTCCATCTGACCTAGTATAGAGACccttaaaaactttatttttatttagcaATAGTCGTGCCTTTGAAGCAATATGTCATCACACCATTAACCTTTAACCATACCAGGTGTGTCTTCTTCCATTTTAAtgagtgatttataaatgtaaaaaaaatgcattcacCTCAGTCACAACTATTGTGTCTCTGGGTCTTTTTGATATAAAAATAAGAAGTTTACAGATTTATGTAATGGAAAGTTTGAACTAACTTCACTAAACTGATTTCTGTTTAAATCAGTATTGATGGATCCGTGGATCCTTTATGACTATTATTGCCTTCAACGTTTAATAAATAACTTTCAAACAGTAGAGAGGGCGTGGATTTGGTCTCATGTGAAAGGTGGTCCTGCACtaaatatattaaaagcaaGACATCGGCTGCTGTAGGCTATTCTAATTCGGAGTCAAATCTAGATTACATTTGTCGTTTtgcaaagtttaatattttaatttgttaatATGTAAGCATCTTTGAATTCTGAAGACATGCCATAAAACAGTAAGTAGACGAAGTAGTAATATATTTCACAATATGAAAAcaatttataatttaaatgttttttctcattcagtttagttttcaaaatgtaatacttttTACTCTGATAAATGAAAGAGAGATATGTAATGACAACCcagcttttaatgtttttatttttctttaatttttcaaGGCTTATCATGCATATAATTATAAAATACCTGCCTCTGATTCTTTACACGTGGATTTTTGTATCTTCTTACATTCGTGCAGGTACAGTATTTTAATTATCAACCATTTGCATTCATTGCATTTGCATTTGAGTCTGTACAATTCTGCACATCCTATTTGTGTCATGTGAAGATTAAAATATGAATCCACTGCCATATTCCATAAAgcttgtaaaatacattttgtattcTAACTTTCAGATGTACCAAATGCAAGCCTATGGGGAAAAAGGGTGAACTTTTGGAGTCAAACCTGTCTATGGCAGCTGCGTAAACAGTGTATTATACCACCTCTTGAGGAACTCAGTGTATGTGTTGACCTTAGGCGACAGCTTGGTACTTCTGAATGGACTGCTTTTGTTTACAAAGGTCCCGGGGGACAGGATGTGGAACTTGGCTTGGCTGGGGTCGGGGGCAATTTAAAAGTCTCCCTTTTTGGAAAAGAATGGATAGTTGCACAAGACCTGGCCCTTTACATATGGCACACGGTGTGTCTGACATGGTCAAGTCATGCCAGGCTTTTCCAGCTGATCGTAAATGGAGCTAATCACACGTTTCATTTAAACGAGACATTTCCAAGGTTCCTTGAAACCAATGGAACCCTAACTTTAGGAGTGTCACATAGTTATGTTGGAGGTGTAATAGATTTTGAAACTGGGAAAAACTTCCTCGGGGATATATATCTGTTCCGAATGTGGGGCGAGCAGTTGAGTGCTCTGCAGCTGGATGCAAGGAAGTGTGTAGATGGGAATATTGTGACTTGGAGAGAGAAAGACTGGCACTATCAGGAATGCCCACCGATTTCAGACAAAAGCTTAAAGTGTGGTAAGAGACATTAATCTCTTTAatactatctctctctctctatgtctGTTTTTTACTCAAGATGTCAAGACTATAGAATATTCGCAggaatagaaaaaaaaaacatttaacatttgatGTTTGATTGGACTCTAATGGGCTGTATATTTAACTAAATTTCAGAATGgtcaaaatatcaaattcaaaTGAACACGTCTATTACACAAAAGACTAATGATGACTACACTGAGAATGAAATGAAGAAGATTGTTCTGACCTGGGTAAGATTATATTTATGGATTTGATTAACAAAAATTGTAGCATTTGATCTACACATTCTAAGAAAAAAGGTGCAAAAGTTGTCACGGTACCCTTAAAAAAAGGGaagtatataaataattttgtgttattATATCTGTATTTACAATATTTCAGCTTGGAAACGTTTTTCCTGAAACCATATCAGTACATTCTGTGTTCCTATCAAAGTTAAGGTAaggtttattatatttttagtgGTGCTGTCATAAGATTAATCccaattaatcacatacaaaataaaagtttgtgtttgcataatatatgaatgtgcactgtgtgtaattattttgtgtatatattAATACTAGtactgggcatagattaatctagattaatctcatacaaaataaaagtaatttttgcataacatatgagtttgtgctgtgtgtaattattatgtatatataaatacacacacattcatgtatgtatttacatataaatatttacatgtgtatatatgaagagtttcgttgcaaaacgagataaatcaatttttttttgacatgtttttccaATGTAAGCATGTACAATATacaaatcaattttttaaattttttgtcaaaacatgtttattattatgttattatgttattatttagttttatggtgctacttagctgtatttcttaagttatgaaggtttaaatcaaaacaaaccaactgcagttgcattgaaattaattggacaaccaaaaaacgagatttctgaacaattaaaaaaacggtggttatctcgttttgcaacaaaactctttatatatttatttatatttttatatattctatattatatataaataaaaaatgatatataaataaaacatttcttaaatgtatatatatatatatatatatatatatatatatatatatatatatatatatatatatatatatatatatatatatatatatatatatatatatatatatatatatatatgtatgtatgtgtatgtatgtgtgtatgtttaaatatacataatattaacacacagcacaaactcatatattatgcaaaaattacttttattttgtatgagattaatctagattaatctatgtcCAGCCCTaattaatacacacacatggatgcatgtattttagaaacatttacatgtatatatttagattttgatataataaatattgggtatatataaacaatatgtatacatgtgtgtgtgtattcatatatacataataattacacacaacatacacaaatatattatgcaaacacaaacttttaatttgtatgtgattaatcgtgattaatcttttaacaaccctatttttttaatagttttttcAAAGAAAGGCTGGATGTCTGTGACTGTATAATGTGTAATATTTTAGCAATAATAATTGTTTGTTTCAGCGAGTCAGTATTGTTTTAAGAGTATAGTGGGTTGGGCAACTTAATAGTATGCACACATTTAGTTCCGACAACTTGTACTGTTATCTTTACATTGATTTCTGGAAATGTATTTTAATCTCCTATCTTATCTGTCTTCTAATTTAGCTCCCAAACAGGTGGTGGTTTAGATCAATACAATGATATGCAAAAAAAGGTGCAGTATTACACAAAATCACACAACACTGTCACTTAAATTTTGCTGTTTTGCGCTGTGTAAATGTAACATTATTTTTGTAGGTTGAAAGAAAATCAAACAAGAAACAATGGTAACATCCCAAATTTCACAAACCTCCAGTATACATATAATTTCTGTTTTTCCCCCATaatatattttgtgtatttgtcaTAACTCTGTTGTGGTCTAAGGTTTGACTGTCTggtgtttgtaaaaaaaacaccgGGTGCTGACGTGAGTGAAACAGAGGCTGAGATAGAGAAGCTCCTAAAACCCAGCTACAAATATGAATACATCATCCTAAAAACCGATCCAACATCTATCAGCGTCCTCTCAGTAGGTGTGTGTGGGGATTTTCCTACAATATTAAGTATATCAAAACTAAGTCTGTTTTTGAAAATTGCAGCCTACTTTCCCAATGATGACCCTGCTTTGACTACTGCTGTCACTACTAAGTATTCAAACATAGGAACTACTAACATTACAGCATCAGGTCCGTGTCAGACATTCATTTCTAACacaaaacccagctaaaataattgtttaaatgtttgggAAAGCTGTATACTCATGTAGAAATACTTATTTTCTGACAAATCATCTATAGTAACTCCGACATCATTACAGACAAGGGTAATGGAAAGTGCAAGGTCTTCAACTACAATTTCAAAGACAGATACAGGTGAGTTATGCTTCACAGAAACACTAAATACGACTTAATTTTTAAGTCATAACATGTCTTATCATATGTCATATAACACATTGATGTCATCCAATTAAGTTTTTTATACAGACTTTGAACACCTGTCAGGCAATGGATATAAATAAAAATCCCCATATGTATAAAATTATGAAGGTGGGCTATTTGGACCCCTGGCATCTAGGCACAAATCCAGTATTGAGTTTGCATGCAAGAACCTCAACCACATTTCCTTTAGAAATTTTAATCTACGTTTTAATTCACTGACGTTTCATCAGATTTTGGAGACACTTTTTTTAGAGTCTATCTCAACCTAACAATGAGTGGCAGTATTACATTCCCAGAAACCACACTACAGCAATGGGTGAGTAAATACAAACAGTAAACATTTCTAAAACCCAGATCAGAGCCTTCATTTGTATTTAATGTGCTTCTTTTGTCTTCAGCTTCAGCAAACACTGGGAGATCATGCAATGGAACCACTCAATATTGTGCTAACAAGATTATCAAAGTAAATGTCCCAATCAACAATGTATAGGCTACtttgagttttattataaagtGGTGCAGACAAAACTAATTTACTGCTGtatgtatcaaaataaaaatgattttcagaTACATCAGCAGCTTTCAGGTTAAAGCATCTGGAAAAGTGGATGTCAAAGAGACAAAGAGGCTAATGGTTAATCTTTTAACACAAGGATACTCCAACGCCACCATTAATATCACTGTTCCAAATAATGAAGTCAACATCCTCCATATAGGTATTACCTTATTTCAGCCAAAACTCAGCACTGATGTTAAATTTTAGTACACAAGTAAATATAGCCACAAATATGTGTTTAGGTTctctatttgttttttattgatgCAGAACCAGGTCTTTGTCCTGAGGAAACTATGCACACAGTGTATGGGATTTACACATGGCCCGAAATGACGGCTCAAAACACATATTCAATGGGTTGTGAGAAAGGCGATGAAGATGCTTCAAGGTTTTGGTAAGTATGTTACTACAGTACTGTTTATTgtccattgtattttattatgtaTGTTGTTGTTGCAAAAGGTTTGCTTTTGTTCGTTTTATTGTTGAATTTATGAAATAAACGAAACATGAAATAATCCATCTATCAATCTAGTTATGTGGACATACTCTAGACTTGTGACTGTTTTATGGATGTCCTAATTTTTATTATCAGATTTTTATTACAGTTACTTAAGTAAGCGGTTTTGCTTGTTTCTATAGGTACAGTTTAGTTGCCTTGAAAAAATTGATTAGATAAAACTCAGTTCCCATCTGTCTTTTGTGCGTCATTTAGCACACAGTCTATATTCTGTACACAGTCCTGTGTCAgctttcattattattattatgtcttATCTTACACTTATGGAAAGCAATATCCATAATTGAATAATAAGCTTGACATTATTGCTTGGACTACAAAATTAATTCTCATTGACTTAGATAGCTTTGTCACTAACAAGGCAAAACAAAAGGGCTTTTTATTAGCATTAGAATATCTTTATAGAAAGGTGTTATGCTAAAATcgattattttttattgaattgctgttatgttatatgttatgttacatgttatgttatgttatgttatgttatgttatgttatgttatgttatgttatgttatgttatgttatgttatgttatgttatgctatgctatgttatgttatgttatgtgttgtgttatatgtcatatgttatatgttatgttatgttatgttttatgttatgtgtAATATGGTATATGTTATGTGTTATGtaacataacatataacatataacatataacatataacatataacacataacacaacataacataacataacataacataacataacataacataacataacataacataacataacataacataacataacatataacacatagcatataacataacatatataacatataacatatcatataacatataatatataacatataacatataacacataaaacataacacataacacataacacatagcatataacacataacatatataacatataacataacatataacatatATGTTATAACATAATTGTTATATGtgttatgttatatgttatgttatatgttatatGTTATATCATATATGGTATATGGTATATGGAATATGGTATATGTTATATGTTTAAAAAGAGGCAAAACATACTTTTTCAGTATATATGGTCTAAAAATGGTTCAaatgctgtcactggggtggtactctttaaaaaatcctaTTATGTACAATTTAGGTAAAGATAAacatttggtaccaaaatgtacactgtgaaaaataaaaaattggatcaacttaaaattgCTTCAGTTGGTAATTTTCTACTTATATTTTTCACTTAATGTGTTTAAACatataagttaaaacaacttatttttttagatgttcccaattgaagtattttttaaagttaatccaagttttactttttacagtgtatctttgaggtactaatatgtactctttacactgtaaaatgaTTTCATATCAACttgtatttttgttactttaacttaacaaattaagttaaacaatttaaacttgtttttctaagttatttcaacttacaagtcaaaactttaaaaagtaggttgaattgacttgcataattaagttgttttaacttcatgctgcatttttttacactgtaaatacaaaggtgtactttttaaaaccgtaccgccacagtgacaccttttgtaccttttattcTGAAAGTGTGGAATCAGAATCTGTTTCACATTTACCAAATTCCTTTCAGTAAATTAAACGGGGCAACTGATAGAGCAGTTTGGGATCCACCAGACATGAGCATGTGTATGACGACTGTATCAGGTTTTGATGATTTAGAGAATATTGAAGTTACAGTTAGTAAGTATAAATATGGGCTTTTCCTATTAAAACGCATACAGTAGCCTACATTTCACAGACCAAAAGCAAATAAATTTATCTCTCTCGTCTCTGTTGATTCCTCTCTCCCCAGACAATTCGGCAAATATTGTGAATCTGATTGCGGATCTGCTAAATAAACAGAACAGTCTGAGTGATAAGCAGCTGAACATTGTGCTTAATAAATTGTCTGCAGTCACTAAGATTGCCACCTTGACCACAGATCTGTCCAGCAGCATTATTAATATACTTTCACAGATCTGCGAATACACAACTAACCTCGCCCAAGTCACCAATGAGTAAGTATAGCTAAATACTACAAATTTAAGACCATTTACAAACTAAATCCATTTATAATTATGGATTTGGAAGACATGATGgtttttgtgtttctttttttatttatgttgtcTCAGATTTTTGAATTGCACTATATCACTGATTTCAGTTGTGTCTTCACCACACTGCCTCCTATCTCTCTGTCCTGTCCATTGTGTTGTCAGAATTCTTTATATCACAGATCTTATGGGAGACAGAACAGAATTTGATGGGGCTGAACTTAACATTACAGCACCTTCTTTAGCTCTGCAGCTGATTAACCCAGACACCTCTCAGTTCTCCGGCCTAACGTTTGGGGTGTCCTCCTTTCAGACTGGTTCCAACCCTGAGGTGAGAGACAAAGACAGAGTGTATACAGTATCTTAAAAGGCATCAGACCACAATCATTTTGGATgccttaaatttattttttttttaaaatagaggtgtgatattaaagggacaccatgaaacctttggccactagggggtgctagacacgtatttttcacttctagcgcccctagagcccacaagcaccgcagcactgtcgcaaaggaaaggaactggccaaccttaaaactaaactaaaaactaaacatttaaaatgctaaacgatcaacattttgagacaacagggagaaacgcagtcatgttacaactttctgatgaggaactcgtcgtggcagaagccatttctcaatctgaaggttgcagcctccggatgtcgtatttctaatacgtcatcaagactgtcttatttcacaatattaacaattacaaagttgactattatacttagttaatcgtaaattgttgcagtatgcttatgacttgcgaatgtaatgctcagtttaccttaataacccaggcttgatgacgtgtgcagcctgcatatttgacctccgg from Misgurnus anguillicaudatus chromosome 16, ASM2758022v2, whole genome shotgun sequence carries:
- the adgrg4a gene encoding adhesion G-protein coupled receptor G4, translated to MHIIIKYLPLILYTWIFVSSYIRADVPNASLWGKRVNFWSQTCLWQLRKQCIIPPLEELSVCVDLRRQLGTSEWTAFVYKGPGGQDVELGLAGVGGNLKVSLFGKEWIVAQDLALYIWHTVCLTWSSHARLFQLIVNGANHTFHLNETFPRFLETNGTLTLGVSHSYVGGVIDFETGKNFLGDIYLFRMWGEQLSALQLDARKCVDGNIVTWREKDWHYQECPPISDKSLKCEWSKYQIQMNTSITQKTNDDYTENEMKKIVLTWLGNVFPETISVHSVFLSKLSSQTGGGLDQYNDMQKKVERKSNKKQWFDCLVFVKKTPGADVSETEAEIEKLLKPSYKYEYIILKTDPTSISVLSVAYFPNDDPALTTAVTTKYSNIGTTNITASVTPTSLQTRVMESARSSTTISKTDTDFGDTFFRVYLNLTMSGSITFPETTLQQWLQQTLGDHAMEPLNIVLTRLSKYISSFQVKASGKVDVKETKRLMVNLLTQGYSNATINITVPNNEVNILHIEPGLCPEETMHTVYGIYTWPEMTAQNTYSMGCEKGDEDASRFCKLNGATDRAVWDPPDMSMCMTTVSGFDDLENIEVTVNNSANIVNLIADLLNKQNSLSDKQLNIVLNKLSAVTKIATLTTDLSSSIINILSQICEYTTNLAQVTNEILYITDLMGDRTEFDGAELNITAPSLALQLINPDTSQFSGLTFGVSSFQTGSNPEIFFNKVFSEEPNTIHVASISLPSTVENFFPNNEAIPRVQFHFYGKENLFQDTQSGVILNSYVVSASITNATVSDLEIPVVVTFQNLQPKEDQSIVKCVFWDFSKNNGRGGWNDTGCEVKTSNTTHTLCVCDHLTHFGVLLDISKTPIKPEDEKILTVISYLGSGVSCIFLGVTLLTYVAFEKLRRDNPSKILINLSVALLGLNMFFLVNSWFASFNSNGLCIAVAAVLHYFFLAAFTWMGLEAINMYLALVKVFNSYVPSYILKFCALGWGLPLVIVSLVLAIDADSYGNSFSNIHFEKSTQFCWINKDITFYVTVVSFVILILICNIAVFIVVLVQIKKMRVNKPLSSRKGLLHDLRVVASLTFLLGLTWLPAFLAWGPAKTPLLYVFSILNSLQGFFIFLFYCLMKDNVRKQWRIHLCCGSFRLTEYSDWSRSVTVGAKVKGGLQVSTSTKSETSSDRKISDSSHSGSNHDHVCLTHNRN